The region CTAATTTAAATCAGCGCTATCTTGCATTACCAAAAGAAGAACAAACACAAGAGCTTCAAGATGCGTTGCGTAGATTAGACCAAAACGCAAACATCAACTGGTTGCTCATGCATATGGGAGCCGCACATAGGTATTTGCGTAAAGAGGGGGAAGCAGTAAAAGCAACTGGAGGAACCAACTGGAAAGAATTTCTACCACCTAGCTTTCAAAAAATCTCTTTCTTCCCATCGCTATGGACGCAAGAGGAGCACGATAACTGGGGAAAACAATGGGTAGATCACGCATTAAACACAAAATAAATGATGAATAAATATTTCATCGCCGGCATAGCACTCGCAATGAGCTTTACGGCTTGTAAAAACAATACAGAAACACCCATAAATAAAGTCGTTGAGACCACTCCTAAGACATTGGTACCTTTGATGAAGTATGGTTTTGACCTCAATGAATATGAAATCGTTGCAGACACGGTTAAAGACGGTGCGACTTTCAATGATTTAATCGTCAATCATATTGTCAAAGGGCAAAGTGCTTACCAAACAGCAAATAGACTCAATGAAATTTACGATTTACGCAGAATACAAGCTGGCAAACCCTTTAAGATTTTAAAAAGAAGAGATAGCCTTCGCACTCCTGAAGCCTTTATTTACGAGCTTAGTAAAATGGATTATGTAGTGGTTAATTTTAACGACACCCTAGCAGCTTATAAAGATAAGCACCCTATTTCCTTTAAAAGAAAAACAGCGAGTGGTATCATTAACTCGACATTATCTGAAGCAATGCAGGAGGAGGGCTTAGGTATAAGTGCTATATATGAACTATCTGACATCTATAGATGGTCCATAGATTTCTTTAAACTTCAAAAAGGAGATCGCTTTAAGATGATTTACAATGAACGCTACATTAACGACTCTATTTTTGCAGGGATAGAATCTATAGAAGCTGCTGTTTTTGAAACTGATCAAACGCCCTTTTATGCCTTTGAGTACACGACAGATACGGTGACTCAAATGAGCGATTACTATGATGAAAAAGGTAAAACACTACGAAGTTTTTTCCTAAAAGCTCCTGTAAACTATTCCAGAATTTCTTCCAGATTTACGAAAAGAAGATTTCATCCAGTTCAAAAAAGATGGAAAGCACACAAAGGAACTGATTATGCCGCAGGCTATGGAACTCCTATCGTTGCCACTGCAAATGGAACAGTTACTAAATCTGGCTATACTGGCGGTAATGGTAATTATGTGAAAATAAAACACAGCGGCACCTACTCTACTCAATACCTTCACATGACCAAGCGCAAGGTAAAAGTAGGACAGCGTGTAAAACAAGGACAGATTATAGGAACTGTAGGAAGCACGGGACTAGCTACGGGACCTCATGTTTGTTATCGATTTTGGGTCAATGGAAGACAAGTCGACCCCTACAAACAAAACTTACCTAGTGCGGAGCCTTTACCTCAAGCAAAAATGAAGGAATACCTTCAGTTTGTGGCTCCATTACAAGTAGAAATAGATCAATTGCCTTTCAAAAAAAGCAACCCTATTATTTAAACCATTCCCTCACCACCATCTGTATTACTCCAAGATCTTTTTAGACCCCCTAGTATCATGAAAAACATCAACCCTACTTCTACCGCGGCATGGAAAGCGCTCGCAGATCATTATAAAACAGCAAAAAATTTCAACCTAAAAGAAGCCTTTCAAAATAATCCTGATCGTGCAAAAGAGCTGACCATAAAAGAAGGAGATTTTTATGTAGACCTTTCTAAAAACTTGATTCTTAAAGAAACACAACAAAAATTAGTGGACCTCGCTAACGAATGTCATCTTACAGAAGCCATAGAATCGTATTTTAATGGCGAGAAAATAAATGTGACTGAAAATCGTGCGGTTTTACATACTGCATTACGCACCAATGACATCAGCACTCAAGTAGGTGAAAACGTAACATCAGCGATTGAAAGCAAGAAGAAAATGTTTGCTTTTGTAGATGCCGTAAATAACGGAGAGATTACTGCTGCAAACGGAAAGAAGTTTGATACCGTTGTAAATATAGGAATAGGCGGTAGCGATCTGGGACCTGAGATGATCTATGAAGCCATGCAGGCTTATAAAAATGAACTTAGCCTTCATTTTGTCTCTAACATAGAAGGAGATCACGTGGAAGAAACCTTAAAAAAGATCCAACCAGAAACAACATTATTTGTGATCGTTTCTAAGTCTTTTGGAACACAAGAAACACTTACTAACTCAACAACTATTAGAAATTGGTTTACTAATAAAGTAGGTGCCTCAGCGATAGCAAAGCACTTTATTGCAGTAAGTAGCAATGTACAACGCGCCGTGGATTTTGGAATTGATAAAGAAAATATCTTCCCTATGTTTGATTGGGTAGGTGGCCGTTTTTCTTTGTGGAGTACAGTAGGTATGTCTGTTGCCTTAGGAATAGGCTCTAAAAATTTTCAAGGTTTGCTTGATGGTGCGCATGATATGGACACCCATTTCAGGAATACCTCTTTTGATAAAAACATTCCTGTCCAGTTAGCCTTACTCACGATATGGTACAACAACTTTTTTAAAGCGCAAAGTGAAGCTGTAATACCCTACACTCAATACCTTCATAGACTTCCAGCTTATCTACAGCAAGCCATTATGGAAAGTAACGGTAAGAGTACAGACCGCAATGGAAATCGCGTGGATTATGAAACTGGGAACATCGTATGGGGGGAACCAGGTACCAACTCACAACATGCCTTTTTTCAATTGATACATCAAGGAACTAAATTGATTCCTGCTCAATTTATCGCTTTCGCGAAAACGAAATACAACCACCCAGACCATCAAAACAAACTTATGGCAAATTTCTTTGCACAAACAGAAGCTTTGATGAATGGGAAAACAAGTCAAGAAGCCGCTCAAGATTTGGCCTCCTCAGGAAAATCACAAACCGAAATCGACCAACTGGTTCCTTTTAAGGTCTTTGAAGGAAATAAACCTACGACTACCATATTAGTAGACGAGCTTACTCCACAAAGTTTAGGTAAGCTAGTAGCTATGTATGAACACAAAATATTTGTAGAAGGAGTGATCTGGAACATCTACAGTTATGATCAATGGGGAGTAGAATTAGGGAAGGTCTTAGCTGATGCTATTCTGACCGATATTGAAGACTCCAAATCTGACAAACACGACGCCAGTACGAGTGCTCTTTTACAAAAATATTTTACTCTTAATAATTAATTTATTGTTTTTCAGTTAATTAACGTTAATAAGCTGTTCACTTCTTAATGTTAGCTTAATATTGGTTTACTGGTTTTACGTGTATTTTTGCATCATCAAACTAAACTAATTCTGAAATGAACAGAACATTACACACTTTATTTGCAATTGGGCTTTTCTTAAGCTGCATCGCAGTTAGTGCGCAGGTTACTACCTCAAGCATTAACGGTCGTATTATGGAAACCATAGATACAGCCCAAGAACCTCTTCTAGGAGCAACCATTGTCGCATTACATGGCCCTACAGGAACTAATTACGGAACTTCTACTGACATAGAAGGTTATTACCGTATTTCAAACATGCGTGTAGGTGGACCTTACACGATTACCATTTCTTACATAGGTAAGAGAGAAGAAAAGTTTGAAAACATCTTTCTTCAATTAGGAGAATCTGAAAGAATCAGTTTGACGCTGACAGATGAATCTAATGCTCTTGACGCTGTAGTAATTAATGCAGTAAGAGATGGAATATTTGATTCTGGTAAAACAGGAACAGAAACTAACATCTCTCAACGTGAAATCAATACCATGCCTTCTGTAACTAGAGGAATAGGTGATTTCTTAAGAAAAACTCCTCAAGCTCAGGTTTCTGAGGGTGGAGCGATTTCCATTGCTGGTCAAAACAACCGTTACAACTCTATCTTTATTGATGGTGCGGTAAACAATGATGTTTTTGGTCTTGCTGGCTCTGGTACTAATGGTGGTCAAATAGGTGTGAATCCTATCTCCATCGATGCCATCGAATCTTTTCAAGTAAACGTTGCTCCTTTTGACGTAAGACAATCTGGTTTTACAGGTGGTGCTATCAACGCGATTACTCGTTCTGGTACTAATGAAGTAAAAGGAAGTGCTTATTTCTACACACGTAATCAAGATCTTGCTGGAAAGACTCCAGTAGGAATCAGTGAAGACAACCGTGAGAAATTAGATGACTTTACTGCAAACCTTTATGGTGTACGCGTAGGAGGACCTATCATCAAAGATAAATTGTTCTTCTTCGTAAATGCAGAGGTTCAAAGAGAACAAGAGCCTAGACCATTTGACTCTGATCTTTATAATGGAGATAGCAGTATAGCTGATATCAACACATTAAGGGACAACATCATCAACACATTTGGTTACAATCCTGGTGGGTATGAAAACACTATTACAGAGTTAAATAGTGAAAAGTTCACTGTCAAGTTAGACTATAACATTGATGATAAGAACAGTATTACTGCAAAGCACAATTATGTAAAGGGTGAATCTATTTCTCCTAGCCAAAGTAATAACAGAAACATCAACTTTGCTAACGCTGGTATCTTTTTCCCATCTGAGACAAACTTCTCTACTCTAGAATGGAACACTACTAATGGTAGAAACTTATCTAACAATTTAATTATTAGTTATACTTCTGTAAATGACAACCGTGATCCTCTAGGAAATCCTTTCCCAAGAGTACAAATCAATGATGGTGATGGTCGTA is a window of Nonlabens sp. MB-3u-79 DNA encoding:
- a CDS encoding M23 family metallopeptidase, producing MMNKYFIAGIALAMSFTACKNNTETPINKVVETTPKTLVPLMKYGFDLNEYEIVADTVKDGATFNDLIVNHIVKGQSAYQTANRLNEIYDLRRIQAGKPFKILKRRDSLRTPEAFIYELSKMDYVVVNFNDTLAAYKDKHPISFKRKTASGIINSTLSEAMQEEGLGISAIYELSDIYRWSIDFFKLQKGDRFKMIYNERYINDSIFAGIESIEAAVFETDQTPFYAFEYTTDTVTQMSDYYDEKGKTLRSFFLKAPVNYSRISSRFTKRRFHPVQKRWKAHKGTDYAAGYGTPIVATANGTVTKSGYTGGNGNYVKIKHSGTYSTQYLHMTKRKVKVGQRVKQGQIIGTVGSTGLATGPHVCYRFWVNGRQVDPYKQNLPSAEPLPQAKMKEYLQFVAPLQVEIDQLPFKKSNPII
- the pgi gene encoding glucose-6-phosphate isomerase, encoding MKNINPTSTAAWKALADHYKTAKNFNLKEAFQNNPDRAKELTIKEGDFYVDLSKNLILKETQQKLVDLANECHLTEAIESYFNGEKINVTENRAVLHTALRTNDISTQVGENVTSAIESKKKMFAFVDAVNNGEITAANGKKFDTVVNIGIGGSDLGPEMIYEAMQAYKNELSLHFVSNIEGDHVEETLKKIQPETTLFVIVSKSFGTQETLTNSTTIRNWFTNKVGASAIAKHFIAVSSNVQRAVDFGIDKENIFPMFDWVGGRFSLWSTVGMSVALGIGSKNFQGLLDGAHDMDTHFRNTSFDKNIPVQLALLTIWYNNFFKAQSEAVIPYTQYLHRLPAYLQQAIMESNGKSTDRNGNRVDYETGNIVWGEPGTNSQHAFFQLIHQGTKLIPAQFIAFAKTKYNHPDHQNKLMANFFAQTEALMNGKTSQEAAQDLASSGKSQTEIDQLVPFKVFEGNKPTTTILVDELTPQSLGKLVAMYEHKIFVEGVIWNIYSYDQWGVELGKVLADAILTDIEDSKSDKHDASTSALLQKYFTLNN